CATCTTTTAAAAACAATAGCCTATCAGCGTAATTCAGTGCCATATTTATATCGTGCAAAGCCATTATGGCTATAAGTTTTTTTTGGGAAACTAAAGTCTTTAATAATTGCATAACTTCAATTTGGTTTTTCAAATCAAGGTTGTTTAAAGGCTCATCTATAAGTAGAATTTTTGATTCTTGAGCCAAAAGCTGAGCTATGCGCACCTTTTGGGCTTCCCCTCCGCTAACTGTCGTAAATTTCTTTAATGCAAGGTGATTTAAGTTAAGTGTGTTTATGATTGATTGAGCAATAGCATAGTCTCTTGCACTAAAAAATTTTTTTATATAAGGTTTTCTTGATAGCAAAACACTTTCAAATACATTTATGTCAATGTTTTCAGGGCTTTGAGCAAAGTAAGTAACGATTTTTGCAATCTCTTTGCTTGGCATTTTATTTATGGCTTTTTTATTAAATAAAATATCGCCAGATGGTTTTAGAATCCCACATAGGCATTTAAGTAATGTTGTTTTGCCTGCGCCATTTACGCCAAGCAACGCTACAAGCTCGCCTTTTTTAGCAAAAAACGATATATTGTCCAAAACTGTCTTATGCTTATAGCTAAACCTTATATTTTTTTCCTATAAACTCACCTTTTGCCTCTGATTATAAGATAAAAAAACGCAGGAGCGCCGATAAATGATGTTATAATCCCAACAGGCAATACCACATTGCCAAGAATATTTCTTGCAATAATATCTGCAAGTATCAAAATAATTGCACCTATAATTGCACTTGAGGCCAAAAAATAATCGCTCCCGATAAGCCTTTTTGCTATATGCGGTGCAACTAAGCCAACGAATCCTATTATACCAACAAATGCAACTATACTTGCGCTTAACAAAGATGAAACTACCATACTAATAATTCTCAAATTTTCTGTATTAACCCCAAGTGATCTTGCATGATCATCACCAAATTGCAATAGCTTGTAATCTATCGATTTGCTCAAAAAAAACAAAAAAGCAATAATAAACAACCCAAATATCAAAAAGATTTCACTGTAGGTTGTTCTTGAACAATCGCCAAACATCCAAAAAATGATAGCGCTAATCTGCTTATCACTTGAAAATACTGCAAAATTGCAAGCAACGCGCTAAATAACGATCCAATAGCAACACCAGATAAAATAAGTGTTTCATTTGATGTATTTTTAAATTTTGAGATAAATATTATTATCAATGTTGCAACTAAAGAACTTAAAAAAGCACTAAAACTTACAGCGTAAGGATTCTTTAAAAAAGCAGAGCCAAAAAAAATTGCCAAAGCTGCACCGAATGCACTTGATGCTGAAATACCAAGTGTAAAAGGTGAAGCTAATGGATTTTTAAGAACAATTTGCAAAACAGCACCACATAATGCAAGGCCGCCACCAGCTAGGCTAGCTGTAAGTGCTTCTGGCAGCCTCATTTGCCATATTACAAGCTCTGAATTTGAATTAGCCCTAAAAACAAGGGCTTTTAAACATTCATAAACCGAAATATTATAAGAGCCAATCATTACAAAAGCAATAATTAATACAAAAAGAATAGTTACTAAAGCCAAAAGATAAAACAGTTTTATTCTTTTTTGCTTAAGATATGTTTTTGCTATCATTAAAAATTTAACTTACCTAAATTTCTTTTGTATACTTTAATCATTTTGTCGTATAAAGGTTTATTAAGCAAAAATGTGTATATTTCATCAGCTATTTGTTTAATATTATAATTTTGCTTGTAAACAACATTTGCTATAAAATATGTATCAATTAAAGCATTATCTATATTTGTCGCATAAAAATTGTATGGCCACTCAATATACACATTGTGATTTCTAAAAGCACTTAAACTTTTATAAAATTGCGGATTTTTTTTATAATCGTTTTCAACTAATGCTAACCCGCCCAGATCTATAAATATGTACTGTGGATTTAATTTTAAAATTTCTTCTTTGCTAACCATAATTGCACCCTGAGATTTTACATTTTGAATAACGTTATGTATACCAAGCAATTCAAAAGGCAAAAAATTGCTCTGGGTACTTTCTATGCCATGTGCGCCCCTCATACCCAATGCTCCAATATATGCACTGACTTTTGGTTTATTTAAAGAAATTTCTTTAATATAGTTAAATTGCTTATCCAAAAAAGATATAATCTGTTTTGCTCTGTCTTGTTTGTCACAAATTTGTCCTATTAGCATTAGTGATTTTTTAAAGTCATCATTATTAAAGGTTGCAATCTGACCATAACTTAAAACAACAACAGGTAGATGCGTTTTGTCCTGCAACATTTGAGCACTATTTTTGTCAACTAAATATGTTACAAAAATCACATCGGGCTTTACGCTTAAAATTTTCTCCATATTTATACTTGAGTTTGGACCACCCTGGCCTATAAC
This genomic interval from Desulfurella sp. contains the following:
- a CDS encoding iron chelate uptake ABC transporter family permease subunit — translated: MIAKTYLKQKRIKLFYLLALVTILFVLIIAFVMIGSYNISVYECLKALVFRANSNSELVIWQMRLPEALTASLAGGGLALCGAVLQIVLKNPLASPFTLGISASSAFGAALAIFFGSAFLKNPYAVSFSAFLSSLVATLIIIFISKFKNTSNETLILSGVAIGSLFSALLAILQYFQVISRLALSFFGCLAIVQEQPTVKSF
- a CDS encoding iron ABC transporter substrate-binding protein; this encodes MKKRFFLLTIVFFIIIAVKANAMEVVDLLDRHVSINHKVSRIVAIGPGTLRLICYMDLANNVVGIENIEKKSTAPYMIANQQLLKLPVIGQGGPNSSINMEKILSVKPDVIFVTYLVDKNSAQMLQDKTHLPVVVLSYGQIATFNNDDFKKSLMLIGQICDKQDRAKQIISFLDKQFNYIKEISLNKPKVSAYIGALGMRGAHGIESTQSNFLPFELLGIHNVIQNVKSQGAIMVSKEEILKLNPQYIFIDLGGLALVENDYKKNPQFYKSLSAFRNHNVYIEWPYNFYATNIDNALIDTYFIANVVYKQNYNIKQIADEIYTFLLNKPLYDKMIKVYKRNLGKLNF
- a CDS encoding iron chelate uptake ABC transporter family permease subunit, whose amino-acid sequence is MFGDCSRTTYSEIFLIFGLFIIAFLFFLSKSIDYKLLQFGDDHARSLGVNTENLRIISMVVSSLLSASIVAFVGIIGFVGLVAPHIAKRLIGSDYFLASSAIIGAIILILADIIARNILGNVVLPVGIITSFIGAPAFFYLIIRGKR
- a CDS encoding ABC transporter ATP-binding protein; protein product: MDNISFFAKKGELVALLGVNGAGKTTLLKCLCGILKPSGDILFNKKAINKMPSKEIAKIVTYFAQSPENIDINVFESVLLSRKPYIKKFFSARDYAIAQSIINTLNLNHLALKKFTTVSGGEAQKVRIAQLLAQESKILLIDEPLNNLDLKNQIEVMQLLKTLVSQKKLIAIMALHDINMALNYADRLLFLKDAKLLDFCSLDELNAKIISDVYGIELDILNQNGKKLCVPNY